From one Equus caballus isolate H_3958 breed thoroughbred chromosome 29, TB-T2T, whole genome shotgun sequence genomic stretch:
- the LOC138915034 gene encoding OTU domain-containing protein 1 gives MQLYSSVCTHYPAGAPGPTAAAPAPPAAAAAPFKVSLQPPGPASGAPEPESGECQPAAAAEPREAAAAPAAKMPAFSSCFEMVAGATAPAAAAAAGPPGGSCKPPLPPHYTSTAQITVRALGAERLLLPGPEPAAAPAAPAAPRGRCLLLAPAPGAPAPPRRAASAWLLEELLRPDGPEPAGADAAREASERNFRLSEHRQALAAAKPRGPAPPPGSPEPGPGPWAEEHPAERSCRAWERAGERGDPPGAHEARRPEPEPEAPPGRSGDAAPGGAAEAGVVSRADPRDEKLALYLAEVEKQDKYLRQRNKYRFHIIPDGNCLYRAVSKTVYGDQSLHRELREQTVHYIADHLDHFSPLIEGDVGEFIIAAAQDGAWAGYPELLAMGQMLNVNIHLTTGGRLESPTVSTMIHYLGPEDSLRPSIWLSWLSNGHYDAVFDHCYPNPEYDNWCKQTQVQRKRDEELAKSMAISLSKMYIEQNACS, from the coding sequence TGCAGCTCTACAGCAGCGTCTGCACCCACTACCCCGCCGGGGCCCCGGGGCCCACGGCCGccgcccccgcgccgcccgccgccgccgccgccccgttCAAGGTCTCGCTGCAGCCGCCGGGCCCCGCCAGCGGCGCGCCCGAGCCCGAGTCCGGTGAGTGCCAGCCCGCCGCGGCCGCCGAGCCGCGGGAagccgccgccgcgcccgccgccaaGATGCCCGCCTTCTCGTCCTGCTTCGAGATGGTGGCCGGGGCcaccgcccccgccgccgccgccgccgccgggccgCCCGGCGGGTCCTGCaagccgccgctgccgccgcacTACACGTCCACGGCGCAGATCACCGTGCGCGCCCTGGGCGCCGAGCGGCTGCTGCTGCCCGGGCCCGAGcccgccgccgcgcccgccgcgcccgccgcgccccgcgGCCGCTGCCTGCTGCTGGCGCCCGCGCCCggcgccccggccccgccgcgccgcgccgcctCGGCCTGGCTCCTGGAGGAGCTGCTGCGGCCCGACGGCCCCGAGCCCGCGGGCGCCGACGCCGCCCGGGAGGCCTCCGAGCGAAACTTCCGACTGAGCGAGCACCGCCAGGCCCTGGCCGCCGCCAAGCCCCGGGGCCCCGCGCCGCCCCCGGGCAGCCCGGAGCCCGGCCCCGGGCCGTGGGCCGAGGAGCACCCGGCCGAGCGCAGCTGCCGCGCCTGGGAGAGGGCCGGCGAGCGCGGCGACCCGCCCGGCGCCCACGAGGCCCGGCGgcccgagcccgagcccgagGCGCCCCCGGGCCGCAGCGGCGACGCCGCCCCGGGCGGCGCGGCCGAGGCGGGGGTGGTCTCCAGGGCGGACCCCAGAGACGAGAAGCTGGCCCTGTACCTGGCCGAGGTGGAGAAGCAGGACAAGTACCTGCGGCAGCGGAATAAGTACCGCTTCCACATCATCCCCGACGGCAACTGCCTCTACCGAGCCGTCAGCAAGACGGTGTACGGGGACCAGAGCCTGCACCGCGAGCTGCGGGAGCAGACGGTGCACTACATCGCCGACCACCTAGACCACTTCAGCCCCCTGATCGAGGGCGACGTGGGCGAGTTCATCATCGCAGCCGCCCAGGACGGCGCCTGGGCCGGCTACCCGGAGTTGCTGGCCATGGGGCAGATGCTGAATGTCAATATCCACTTAACTACTGGAGGGAGGTTGGAGAGCCCCACGGTGTCCACCATGATCCACTATTTGGGCCCCGAGGATTCGCTGAGGCCCAGTATCTGGCTGAGTTGGCTCAGTAACGGACATTACGACGCGGTGTTTGATCACTGCTATCCCAATCCCGAGTACGACAATTGGTGCAAACAGACTCAGGTGCAGAGAAAACGCGACGAAGAGCTTGCCAAGTCCATGGCCATATCCCTGTCCAAGATGTATATCGAACAAAATGCATGCTCTTGA